A window of Megalops cyprinoides isolate fMegCyp1 chromosome 13, fMegCyp1.pri, whole genome shotgun sequence genomic DNA:
CTGTTTAGCCTTACACattgctgtgaatgtgtgcttttgAATTTTACCATGAATCATTTAACTACAAACAAAATCTTCTTAGTCTTCTCTAAGTCTTAAATTTGGGTCAGTTGGTAGACTGTTCTGAGGTTTGTTCTGGGTTACACCCCATACTGTGGTTACATTGTTAACCTAATCAGCTTGGGGGAATTAATGAGCACACAAAGTATAAATGCAGTTTGTCTAGCATAAATACTGTAAGATTAATTATCTGTATGCAATGATAAGCATAATGCCGAGAAAAGTACAGTAGTGTGAATTACAGCAGCAAATGCTTTTTGATACTGACTCAGTGAAGGAATTCATAAGGTACAGTAGTGCTAGAGTAATAAGGTCTggtgtaaacatttaaaatgagcaaatgaaaacattccaaCAGGTTGGTACCTTGATTGCTACAGGAATGGTAGACTTACTATATATAGGAGATGTAAATATCATTTCTGTGCAGGACAAAGTCCAGAATCTGATTCTAAGATTGTAGATTGTATCGGTGCCAACAGTTCCATGCTAATATTGTGAGGAAGGAGGGCATGTGGAGCCGCATAAGCAAATGTGATACCCTTCAGCAAAATTTATTTGGCGCACAGTTACAAGAATTATAATGGTAATATGAATTTTGTGAtgaggggtgtgggtgtgtgcaatATCTTATGGGAAGtgtgtgttatattttaaatgtcttgaATGAGTATATTAGGGCTATTTTAATtccacaaaaccaaaatgactAAGGACTGAACTGGaatatttgtttggttttgatCGTGGAGGGATTAGGCTGAGCAAATATCCAATGAACATCATAACCCCAGTGGATGCCTGTAAGTCTATATTTGCACATTCATCTATAAACTGTAGTCTGTCCTTGTTACATGTCCTGACAATGTGAAAGAGCTGACAGTTTATGTGATTAGCACCATATTTAAATGATGTGCGTAAAAGTCCACATAAACCGTATTCAACAAATACAAGCAATCTGAGGTTCCCTCAGATCTTACAGTAGTCTTGTACTATACTGGACAAACACAAGCTAGCCCAGCCCTCTCCATAGGAAATGATTTCCTTCCTTGCTGCCTGTTCTTGCTTCTCTAGTGGAAGTCCTAGCCAGAGCATGATAATTAGAGACACAATAACACAAAGCCCTCTCAGTCTAGATCGAACTGGACTTCGGCGATACTGAGCAAGTAGGTGATGTTAAACTGGTTGATATGTGAACATCACTAAACTATGATACTAACAAAAGATGAGGGAAGTTTGAATATGTGAAGGTATTGATGATGTAGCATTGAACACAGAACTCTGCTCTTCTTGCATGCACAGCAGAATGTTTCAGTCCACTGTGTGGGAATTGTCTTCGCTTCAGCTCTTGTGACATCATAAGAGTCGCTGATGTGAAAAATGgtgtattttgttattatgCTCTACCTAGGTGCTCATCTATTTCCTCATATATCTCACATTTGTGCATGACATTTACAGTGCATattatgtgtgtgcacatgtttttgtttgcatgtgtatataatgtgtttgtgtatgtgtgtgttgacatAATGCATAGGACTCCTTGGTTTTTTTAACTACGACACAGCAGATCTGTGTGGGTTCAATGTTATTGCTGAGGAATGTTATCTGACTTTGAAGCACGCCCTGGTTTAATGGCTGGCTAGTGCTGCTGTCAGCACTCCCCAGAGTTGTTTAACGATGGTGGAGGCTAAGTTTCCGCTCTTTGTCATAGCAACCGAGTATTTGAAGATATAGGAGAAAGACTTTCAAAGTAGTTTGTGTTTATTAAaggttgtgtttatttgtgtgtgtgtgtgtgtgagtatgtgctcATGTGCATGTTCAAGTGCATGTATGTCTTTGTCTGCATTACACTTGACCAACAGCTGGTAAAATGTAGATTCCTATGGTGTAAGAAAGGCTTCTTACTTCATTATAAACTGTGAAATGTGACTTCATCTACATTTCTTCTGCCCTCAAAAGAATTACGCACAGGCATCACAGCATACTTACACACCAAATTACAATTTGGTTattatgttgtaaatgactggaAAGAAGTTGACCTTTCATGGGTGGCTCATCTGATTAAGGTGCTTGCTGCGCATAGACTTAGTGTGCAAGTTCGAGTCTGAGCTGTGACATTCGCTGACAATGGTCATGAGTCCATAGCAGCAGAATACAATTGGCTGAGATGCTGTGGGTCACATAATAGGGTCACCAAGGGACTTGTGAAGTGCCTGTAAATCACTTGGATGATGTTGTTGGAGATGCAccttcactgtggtgcattgtgggagatgtAGTGTGAAATATAGCCATTGGCCCTGCATTATTACATTGAGGGATTGCGTTTATCTCGCTTCGGTGCTCCTTTGTAGGAATAGGTGATGTTGCGGAGAGACAATCCTTATGAATCCATGAATTTGGTGAACAAAGAAGGTAAAAAATGGTTGCTCTATTCTCATTGCTACAGTGTTAAACCTCTATCAAGGAGAACACTGTAGCTTCATCTGTGTCCGcttttattcataataaatagCTGATCGATGATAGTAAAACAGgaatttatatttgtaaatgcGAAGTCTGAATTTGGGCAGCTGGCATAAAAGCTTTATACTTGAAAAAGTGATTTCAGTGTGGAGTCCAGAAACTCTTCTTCGACCTTTACAGTGAATGCAGAGATTTGTATTACatgttttacaaacatttattatttagaattacaaatgtgtgaaaatgaataaataaaatgaattcatagtgtttaaaaaatgtatgtatgtataaaaatggattattttttacttttctgacCTTAAAGGATTAAGAAAAACTAATGATCTAGTCATGACCACCTGTAGTGTGTTCAAAAAGCGGCAATACCACTTATAACCAGCAGAGAGCGATGTTGCAGTTCCTGCTATAACACTTGCATTGGCTGATGGTGACACGGTGATAAGCATGCATAACACACATAATATGTTCCCGTATGTTATGATGTATATCTGCTGTTCATCGTGTTTCAGGTCTCATCATTTCAGGCCATAGACCATGTCTTCCAAAAGCCCATTAACAATAACTCACCCTAGCGCTAACACCACCGTAACCCCCACCACTGCTTTTaacagcaccaccaccaccgcctcGCCTGGGTTCCTGACCCAGCTGCTCAACAAGATCCCTTGTGAGTACCCGCCCTCCCCAAAGCTCCCATTCCCTGGTTCCGCCGGgccacattacagatggaacACTGCCGTCGCACCTGTTCCGCATGCTATATCTAATTCCACGCCAACGGCACATTTCTAACTGCTCAATTTTCACTTGTTACAAGTTTATCTCCCTTTAATCcttgtggctgtgctctgtctcATGCTGCAAGTATGTTCCCCCAGCGGTCACTGAAACTCCACTCTGCGGCTCTGCTGCAGATAATACTGGGCTGATGTCCCTCTTATTCCCCTGCCAGTGCCGAGGTGGGCGGTTTACGCCATCTTTGCCCTGGTTATCCTGGTGTTTGTGGTCTGCCTGCTCTGCATCTGCGTGAAATGCTGCTGCAaggggaagaagaagaggaagaagaaggtgGACCAGCAGATCAACATGAAAGGTGTAAATGGCTCCACCACAACGGCGCTGGTGAGATAAGAAGTGCATTGCCCCCCCGCTGAGAATCTGATGTGTCATGCCTTTACCTTCCATTATGCCCTCACTCTGAGATATTGTCTTATTTGTGCTGTGGTGTAGGCCTCAGAGAactttgaaaagagaaaaaaaaaaaccgtcaCAGCCTATTGAATGCAACTGACAGTGCCTGCATTTTGACTGTATTCGCTCTATACCTGCAAACAACCAAGATAATGTTTACAGTGAACCTATTGTTATAGCAGGGCCAGTGTTATGGGgatgcttaggggtgcattgcacccccagatggacctcagtgcacccccagttgtaTTCctatatcccaatgtctacacagtatttattaagtttttttaagatatgatgtTCTGTGACCCCCCatggattgcaagtgcaccctACTGTAGTTTCTCCTGGCGCCTAGCCTGTGTTATAGTATGTCAGTCTGTAAGCCTGAACTATTGTCATTTCACTTCTTAATTTTTGCGTCTTAAAATCTTAATGTTCACACCTAATATCCCCTAAAGGCAGCCAGGGAGTGCTAgagatttttatgttttattgctcCATCCCAGCACATTACATAATCTAATTAATTGCAATAATTGTTACAGTAAATTAATGTCTATGCTCAGATGACCCACTGCAATGTTTTGACAGTGTCTGTGATTAGCAGGTCCAGCCTTTCACGATGACCAATAGGTCTAGCCCATAACAGcgcctgtgattggctgggccAGCCTTCAACAGagcctgtgattggctgatccTGCCTTTGACAGtgtctgtgattggcaggtCCAGCCAGAGATAGATGATGTGGAATATGGGTCAGCAGACAAGCCCAGGGGAAGACTGCTGTACTCTCTGGAATATAACGCCCAGGACTCAGAGGTGGGCTGCACTCTCTCTATATATGTTGAATCTCATATTACGAAGTGCCTCTCTCTAAAGCTTCTATCTACAGCATATTATTCCAGTCCCATTGTTTTTGACTGTATCCGGCCCTTTCTCTTAGCATATGCAATTTTATGCTCAGCATTGCATgttcatgcacacattttaatttgcattataCTTGTCTTTCGAGAGGGCCGGATGCCTTGATATGCTGTATATCATGCCCTGCACTATGTTTTACGACCATTTACCATAACCGAGTGGCTTTGACTGGCTCTCCTTTCCATAGCTCACAGTGGGAATAAAGGAGGCTACAGCCTTAAAAGCCATGGATCTGGGAGGAACATCTGACCCCTATGTAAAAGTCTACAGCCTCCCCAACAAGTCAAAGACATATGAGACCAAGGTGTTCAGGAAAACACTCCAGCCAGTCTTCAATGAGTATTTTAAATTCCAGGTATGTATGCTGTACTGAACATTTCAGCTACattgcaaaacaacaacagaatacACACGTTCTAAGGTACTTGTTCCACATGGGTCATGAGTCCTATATCTGAGACCCAGGTTTGAACCTGTCATTCGCTGACAATGGATGTCTCATTTGTAGTGGTGAAAAACAATTGGCTTTTTTCCATCAGGATGAGGTGGGTTTCTTTggccagagttttttttttttttggcactgtgCCACTCGTGAGATGTCTTCTGACCATTTGATGTTTGCAAGCCAAGCTTAGTATACTGCAGTTGGCAATTCCACATTGGGCAGAAAAAAACTCTTATAtgttaattatataaaatatatgctGTCAGATTATGTATTTGCATTGTTCTCATGGCTGAAAATTAAACAGAGCCAACACCATAGCTTATTGTAAATAACAAGCTGTTGCCTTCATCATAGATCCAAAGTTTAAAACTAGGTGTTGTGACCCATTTCTGATTAAATATAACATGATTTACAAATTCTTGCTGTAACAATTGTAAACTGagattaataatattattgGTGTAACTGACCTTAAATAGACTCTATGGTTCTTAACATACTGAATAAAAACTATATtgaatgtatacagtatatcatattAGCTTCATCCTCTGTTTTGAATGTTGATTGTGGGATAGTAGTCACAGCCTACTTCTCTCCTGGGGCTGGGTTACATCCTGTCTGTAGATCCCTCAGTCAGAGCTCAGTGATTCCACGCTGGTGATGCAGGTGTACGACTTCAACAGATTTTCCAAACATGAGATCATTGGCGAGCTAAGATTGCAGCTTGGCACCATAGACTGGAATCATGTTATTGAAGAGTGGAAAGATCTGGGTGAAGCATCCAAGTTTGAGGTAGGACCACTGTGTCAATGGAAGATTTAGTATGACCTTACATAAAGGACACAGCTTTACGGCTACACTGTGATGTCCATTGGTGATATTCCATTCTGGCACAttattgcacattttcacatgcatttcCTGTTGTTGTGTTACTGAATAACAGCAGGAAAACCTTGGGGAGATATGCTTCTCTCTGCGTTATGTTCCCACTGCCAGCAAATTGACTGTGGTTATCCTGGAAGCCAAGAACCTGAAGAAGATGGATTATGGAGGGCTATCAGGTCAGTCATGTCAGCAGGAAAGGACTAACATACAACTGTATTCCATGTGGAATTGGTATCCCACCTTAATTGAAGATCACCTTAGCTTCAATGCCTTTCAGCATCAGGTTATTCTTATTTGATGGCGTGGCAGGTTGTGAGCCACTAACTGGTTCGTTGATTCATTGATTGgtcacagttctgttttttttcttccatcatAGATCCGTATGTGAAAGTGCAGCTGATCCTGGACAAGAaaaagtggaagaaaaaaaggacgacagtgaagaagaaaacacTGAATCCTTACTTCAATGAATCATTTAACTTTGAAGTGTCCTTTGATCAGATACAGGTGAGTGCAGCTGCTAATCAAGGTGATTGCAACAAATGATAATGACAGGTTTTATACAGTAAGAAAAAGCTTGGAGTCTTTATAGCTTTCCAGCCTTGATTATGTTAAGTTCTGCTGGTAAGCTGTAACAGCCTGAACATAATCATGTGATCTGCTTCTTTTCATAATACAGCAATGATTTCTGTGCCTCattttataacaataattacaatCTTGAGTTTACCATGCCCTTTGTTGCAAAATGTCACCATAACTTCTTTAACATGTCATTTACTAATTTCATTGGCAACTGTTGAACTACTGTAACATTGCTatatcttgaaaaaaaaaacaagtggtAAAAGGTTGTAACCTGTCATTTGAAtaatatgaatacaaaaaaatctttgaatGCAATTTTAGAATTTCAAGAAatttcagaacaaaacattCAGAAGGTAGAATTTCAAGAGGTGGGACAAATTGTCAACTGCCTTATAGAGAACTAAGGAAATGTTAGCTGGTTTGGATGAAGGAAAACGAAACAGATATTTGATGAATCTACCCCTAAATTCTTGACAAGAGAACAAACACATAGACGCAATGATTCTTTCTTTACTTATCACTTGTTGGTAAATACCAGACATCACGTCTGGCGGACGTGTTTAGAGATTCATAAATTGCAAAATGGTAaagtattttattaattaatgtgtTCATGTATATGCcagcaaatatttttgttcCAGGTCAGCAATGAAGCAGGGATTCCCTCCCTTTTATGTCTAAATTGGGATTAAGTGTTTATGACTGAGGCCCACATTCCCTGGATGTTCCTCTGGTATCCGATGAGTGATGCTTTACATGGGTgtcctgtgtctctgcagagggTCCAGCTGGTGATATCTGTGTGGGACTACGACAAGGTAAGCAGGAATGACGCCATCGGGAAGATCTTCCTGGGCTGCGATGCCTCCGGGAACCAGCTGCGCCATTGGGCGGACATGCTGTCCAATCCCCGCAGACCGGTGGCACAGTGGCACTCTCTCCTGTCGGCCGAACAGGTCGACTCCACCCTGGCACTTAAGCACACCCTCAAGATCCCCTTCACCAACAAAACCTTCTGAGGACCCAGGCTGTTTGAGAGAAAGACTTATCTTGGTTTCTGGGCTGCATCTGTAGCTAGTTTGTTTTTTATCactgcaaaataatattaatatatatgcacatatacttaggataaatgaatacattttcatagtTGACatgatggggtggggggggggtgatttcaACCAGCTATCTAAATGTTGAAGGTTTGTTGAGATTATAAAAccacttttttttatcagaccATTGTTAAGGCTATTTAATCCACAATAAGAACAGTGTCTGAGAGAAAAATGATattcttgctctccctctcacacacacatgcattcacatacaaATAAATTGAAGTGCTAAACTATTACAATCTAATCTTAAACCCAATAGATACAAATGATGTATCTAAAACAGCTCTGTTTGAATATTATTTGGGTCAGTTGATTTAGAATAGCATAGTGCTGTTGTCATACTCCATATTGGTACATTGTGTGGTGAGGTCACGTTCTTAGAAGAGATGGCGTCTTGAATGGCTGTGGCCATTTAGGGCCATTTTTAAGAGgacattttcaaaacactgtttATGAATAGAGATGAAAGCTCCTTCTGTATTTTATCTGCTTGgctgctcatttatttatttgtttttaaacttttaagcTGTTTTTAGCTTATATGAAATCCATTCTCAGGTCTGTTGTAATAGCAAATTCCATACAGAGTGCTACTGGCTTTTGCCCTGTGCACTTAGAATGGTGCAAGGATGCTTCATTATTTAATTGTGAGTCTCTCAAGGGGGACGTGTCCCATGCTTAATTAAGAGGAGACCGTGTCAGCATCGTTTCTGTCCCTTTGACACTAAGCAGCAAGACCACATGTGGGAAATCAgtgaacacacagcagtgtcagTCCCTCTGGCAGCAACAATGGCAGCAGGACATACAGTATGCTAGCGCGTCAGCTCACATGTGGCTTAATTAGTGTCACTTAATGAGAAAGCAAGCATTCCTGCCTGCAGGGCTGTAATTGGAGCACTGACCAATAGGGAGTGGCAATCACATTCATACTGATGTGTCAATTAGCAGGTTGTGACAGATGCCTCTGTGAGATGTGTTGCTCGTGTTCTTATTATTGTCTGATTTAAGCCAAAGTAATACCTCTGAGTAATAAATCTGAGAATGGCCAAGGGCCAAcggcaaataaaacaaaataaaaaaaaagactttcttGTTTTAGTTGCTTGAGGTTACTTGTTTATGTAAAGTAAATGTGAAGTAAAATGTCCAACCTGTTACAATAGGCCGACTGCACATCAGACCTGTTGATGCACCTGTAGAGGAAACTTTGGGCAGTGACTCACGATGTCATGACCACTGCCTGCTCTGATCTCCTGGCCACATCACCCCACTCTCGCTGGGGCCCCAAGAAGCAGTTTGTCCTTCACCGCTGGAGTGTTAACTGGTAAAGGGGGAAAGCCATTATCTCCCTCCAGAGAGACAAAACAGTGAGTTAATTTTACTACCACACACAGTTTACTTTTTGCCATGGCCTTAGGGCAAGGCAGATGCAGTTATTTCAGGATATTTCAAACAAATCGTCGCATGAGTTTGCAGTAATGTTACATGCGTGGGGCCCCTGAAAGGCTTTCATCTGATAGAAGTTAGGCGCACGCCTCTCCACCGTtccctactgtatactgtatgtcaacAGATTCAGTCCTGTATGCTGTAGGTTGTCTCTGTCTTCCTTAAATACTGAGGCAAGCCCCATCAAAGAACAGCTGACTCTTGAGTAATATAAGCCAAAATACCATATTAGGAAGTAACTCAATAGCATTCGCTGTTTCACTTCAAATGTTAATTTATCTCAGTCAACCCATCAAGAGGCATCAAATTCAGTTTCATCCCACATGCGGCTCCTCTCTCTTTACCTCCCACAAGGGAAATCTGTGTGAACACGGATTTTGGGCAGTGTGCTTTAACAACCTCAAACAGGTGCAAGACAATGGGTACTGAAGAGGAGGGAGTAAAGCAGTGGTCCCACATCCTGGTAACGTCGTGGTCTGGCCAAGCCCGGGCAGATGTGTGACGACGGTCTTGGTGAAGCATGTCTTTTACCTGTGAATGAAAAAGGGGCTGAGTGGCTCAGGAAACCCTTTGAAATGCTAATTCAGGCCGCCGGCCACCCACCAGTGTTGTGATCCATCGCCCGTCTCCATGCATAAGCAAGTGTCCATTACCATGCCGTCTCCTTATTCAGCCTGAAGATGCCTTGGGTGTTTTCATAATCATCAGCTCTCACATCAGCCCATAATCACATCTCGCACCAATATACTGGTGCTGCATTGGTGACACCGTGTTTTGTCTGGGCTTCCTTCGCTGGTGGTTCTTGCTTGACACgatttcttcattttacatgtgcTAGCTAACAGCGACATTAAAATGATGTGACCTGTTTGCCTTACAGAACaatgaggctttttttttctttgttgtgcgGGAATATGTTTATGAACCACAAAATGACATACAATACAACATATATACAACAGCAGAGACAATCTAGCCTTCTGCACTCAGTGTCTTGTCAACAGCAGGACAGCTCTTTCTTCATAATATTAACATGAGGCATGCATTTGGTGCAACAAACTTGCTGCTTATACAAATGTACATCTGCTTAcacatttgtttctgtcttaCAGGTATGGGAAAGGTGCAGATAGGGCAGAAAGGGGAGATATTGACTTCATACATCAGGTTTTGATCAGATAGCTAGAAAAGGATGAATATTGGGCTTCTTTGAGATTATAGACAGACGATCTACACTCCTCAAATAAATCCAAAGAATCATTGCATTCTGCCATTGCATTAGATTCAAGGGCTGAATTTAAAGTCTGTCActtcaaatattacatttcacgTCTTTCTCAATATGCTTGAAAATAACGTGTCCGTCGccattacaaaaatatataactcTGAAAGGATTTTTCcccaaatatttcattttg
This region includes:
- the LOC118788283 gene encoding synaptotagmin-1-like, producing the protein MSSKSPLTITHPSANTTVTPTTAFNSTTTTASPGFLTQLLNKIPLPRWAVYAIFALVILVFVVCLLCICVKCCCKGKKKRKKKVDQQINMKGVNGSTTTALVQPEIDDVEYGSADKPRGRLLYSLEYNAQDSELTVGIKEATALKAMDLGGTSDPYVKVYSLPNKSKTYETKVFRKTLQPVFNEYFKFQIPQSELSDSTLVMQVYDFNRFSKHEIIGELRLQLGTIDWNHVIEEWKDLGEASKFEQENLGEICFSLRYVPTASKLTVVILEAKNLKKMDYGGLSDPYVKVQLILDKKKWKKKRTTVKKKTLNPYFNESFNFEVSFDQIQRVQLVISVWDYDKVSRNDAIGKIFLGCDASGNQLRHWADMLSNPRRPVAQWHSLLSAEQVDSTLALKHTLKIPFTNKTF